The Calditerricola satsumensis nucleotide sequence TTGCAGATGGCCGACCGGCTCGCGGCGCAGGGGCATGTCGTGCTCTACATTTCCGGTGAGGAGTCGCCGCAGCAGACCAAGCTGCGCGCCGAGCGTCTCGGCGTGGCCGCGGAATCGCTCCTCGTGTTGGCGGAAACCGATCTCGTGCGCATTCGCCACCATGTCGCGCGTGTCCGACCGGCTCTCGTGATCATCGATTCCGTGCAGACGGTCTACCATCCCGACGTCGCCTCCGCTCCCGGCAGCGTGGCCCAGGTGCGGGAGTGCACGGCCCATCTGATGCGGATGGCTAAGGAGCAGGGCGTGGCCACCTTTGTCGTCGGGCACGTGACGAAGGACGGGGCCATTGCCGGGCCCAAGCTGCTTGAGCACATGGTCGACGCCGTGCTGTATTTCGAGGGGGATCGGCACCACGCCTACCGGATCCTCCGCGCGGTGAAGAACCGCTTCGGCTCGACGAACGAGATCGGCATTTTTGAAATGAAGGACACGGGGCTTGCGGAAGTGGTCAACCCGTCGGCCCACTTCTTGTCGGAGCGTCCGACCGGCGTCGCCGGATCCACCGTCGTGGCCAGCCTGGAGGGCACCCGCCCGGTGCTCGTCGAGGTGCAGGCCCTCGTGACCCCGACCAGCTTTGCCACGCCGCGGCGCATGGCCACCGGCGTCGATCCCAACCGGGTGGCGCTGCTTCTTGCCGTGCTGGAGAAGCGCGTCGGGCTGTTTTTGCAGCACCATGACGCCTACGTCAACGTGGCCGGCGGTGTGCGGCTGGATGAGCCGGCCGTCGACTTGGCCGTCGTCGTGAGTGTGGCCTCCAGTTTTCGCGATGAGCCCACCGATCCGCACGACGTGGTGGTGGGGGAAGTGGGGCTGACCGGCGAGGTGCGCGGCGTCTCGCGCATTGAGCAGCGCGTGCGGGAGGCGCACAAGCTCGGCTTTCGTCGCGTGATCGTGCCGGCGCAGAACCTGTCGGGCGGGTGGGACCCGCCGCCGGGAATGCGCCTCATCGGCGTGCGCACGGTGGAAGAAGCGCTGGAAGCCGCGTTTGGGAGGTGAGAGGTGACGATGGCCGACAACCGCGATTCCTTCATCAGCAGCGTGTTGCCGTTCGTCGCGCCGGGCACGCCCCTGCGGGAGGGGCTGGAAAACGTGTTGCGCGCCAAGACCGGGGGACTGATCGTCGTCGGGTACAGCCCCGAAGTGATGGCGATCATGGA carries:
- the radA gene encoding DNA repair protein RadA gives rise to the protein MAKHRSRFVCQKCGYESAKWMGRCPGCGQWNAMVEEVAVAAGTMRVRGESAEPVPLVHVTREEVQRLDTRIGELNRVLGGGVVPGSIVLVGGDPGIGKSTLLLQMADRLAAQGHVVLYISGEESPQQTKLRAERLGVAAESLLVLAETDLVRIRHHVARVRPALVIIDSVQTVYHPDVASAPGSVAQVRECTAHLMRMAKEQGVATFVVGHVTKDGAIAGPKLLEHMVDAVLYFEGDRHHAYRILRAVKNRFGSTNEIGIFEMKDTGLAEVVNPSAHFLSERPTGVAGSTVVASLEGTRPVLVEVQALVTPTSFATPRRMATGVDPNRVALLLAVLEKRVGLFLQHHDAYVNVAGGVRLDEPAVDLAVVVSVASSFRDEPTDPHDVVVGEVGLTGEVRGVSRIEQRVREAHKLGFRRVIVPAQNLSGGWDPPPGMRLIGVRTVEEALEAAFGR